Below is a window of Oryza brachyantha chromosome 10, ObraRS2, whole genome shotgun sequence DNA.
TCTAACGTggaattttctctctcctcctgtgTTGAAGATACCTGTGCAGTAAGGCTAACAACCTCCCTCTCAAGATTGCTTAATTCAAcaatcttttctttctcaatcttgtttaaaagaaaatgtgcATGTTTTATCCTTTCTTCATGCTCCTTGTGCTCTTGAAATATATTCTCCAGTTCTGAAAGCAAAGATTGCTCTTTGAAAGAAATGTCTTTCTGAAGAGAAGACAATTTTGCATCTAGGAACTCTAACGTTTTGCAGAAATCCATGGTCTTTCTTTTTGACTGCTCCAATTCCTGCTCCAGATGTGCAGCATAACCATGCACTTCCAGCTTCTGCTTCTTTAGATCAGCTGTCAGAGTCTGCAGAGATTTGCATTCTTCAACAGCACGATCAACGGTAGACTGCAGTTTTGCATTTGACCTTCTTAGGGTTTCTGAATCCTCTTGTACTTCTGACAACCTCCTGTCTGATTCTAGCTGGTTTTTCTTCAGTTCTACCTTTTGAGCTTCCACCTCTGCTTGCTGTTGAATTAGATTATCGTTAAGGTCTGTGATAAGTGATCTAGACTCATCTAGTTGTAGCATGCTTAACTCCATTTCACTTGTCAGATAGTTCAACTGAGCCTCTATTCCACATATGGAATCTGACAGCTCTATATTTTCTTGTTCCAGCTTTGATATATGTAACTCTAGACTGCCTTTGTAGATTTCAAGCTCACTAATCTTTGTTTCGAGAACATTATTGGTGGAAACATGGGAATCTACGCTGCTTGTGAGAACAAGGAGTTCTTCTCGCACTTCATTCAAGCAAGCTGAAGTGATGCTACATTCTTTTAGTTGCTCTATATTTTCTTGTTCCAGCTTTGATATATGTAACTCTAGACTGACTTTGTAGATTTCAAGCTCACTAATCTTTGTTTCGAGAACGTTATTGGTGGAAACATGAGAATCTACGCTGCTTGTGAGAACAAGGAGTTCTTCTCGCACTTCATTCAAGCAAGTTGAAGTGATGCTACATTCTTTTAGTGCTGCTTCTAAACGTTCCTCCAACTTATTCTTCTCATTCTCAATTTCAGATAGAAAGttctccatttcttttttagaATGCTGCAAGCTCTCAATTTCTTGTTCTTTTAGTACAACTGTACTCCTCAAAGCATCTAATTCAGTTTCGTTGTTATTTTCATCGAGTTTTTCAGTTCTCGATTTGTAAGATTTTGCACTACCAGTGTCTCCTTCCTCCATTTCTGTGGCATGGAAACCACTAAGCTTGTCTCTCAGATCAGATAATTCAAGAGTTCTGTCTTTTAGCTCATCTTGGCTTTTCTGGAGCTTTTCTTCTAGCTCACTGGACTCGGACCTACAACTATTCAACTTCAGCTCAAGATCAGCACATTTTGTCTCTAGATATTTTACTTTAGATGTTGAACTGTCAAAAAGATCACCCTCATTGGCGACTTCCTCATTATTAGGAACGCACAAATCATCTCCTCTGGCTATCCCACTTACTTCTTTCAACTTGTATATAAGCTCCATATTTTCGTCAGTTAATTCAGAACAGTCCTTCTCCAGTTCTTGTATTTTGACCTTCAAAAAgtcattttccttttccaaTTCAAGGTAAATAACATCAGAACCTTCATTGTTTGGATTTTCAACATTAAGCATACGGTGTAATTTTTCCCGCAACATTGCAATTTCATCTTCTTTTAGTGACAATTCTCTAGCCCACTCTACATTTTCttgaattaatatatcatttttggaGGCCTCATGGTCTATCAAATTACTTGCACGAGAGATGTTAGAAATTTCCACTCTCTGAACCTCTATTGTTTCTTCGAGTTCTTGAAGGATTGAAACAAGCTCTATATTGGCATCTTGTGTCTTCTTCAGTTGTGT
It encodes the following:
- the LOC102710532 gene encoding putative uncharacterized protein MYH16 isoform X3, whose translation is MLSLCHWRNAILEQLYSLTSNVLALILKQGNNLGGSYQDEAGNRDASLSTSKSYRSFNSEDSTTDRINVTPRDNSNDELYIRRHASVSPVSIHISAGHSDEVTRSNNSSFSSRTPAQNMLQGINAQPFARDLSQLSSGASDVSKDILNNAEEAIDELRGEAKMWERKSRKLKRGLETLKKESADKSKKQSELALELAASNSERDALRQEIEELKCSLEQATEHQIISGSPRSGDVIELHKEVKDDIQFLKESNVNLSTQLKKTQDANIELVSILQELEETIEVQRVEISNISRASNLIDHEASKNDILIQENVEWARELSLKEDEIAMLREKLHRMLNVENPNNEGSDVIYLELEKENDFLKVKIQELEKDCSELTDENMELIYKLKEVSGIARGDDLCVPNNEEVANEGDLFDSSTSKVKYLETKCADLELKLNSCRSESSELEEKLQKSQDELKDRTLELSDLRDKLSGFHATEMEEGDTGSAKSYKSRTEKLDENNNETELDALRSTVVLKEQEIESLQHSKKEMENFLSEIENEKNKLEERLEAALKECSITSTCLNEVREELLVLTSSVDSHVSTNNVLETKISELEIYKVSLELHISKLEQENIEQLKECSITSACLNEVREELLVLTSSVDSHVSTNNVLETKISELEIYKGSLELHISKLEQENIELSDSICGIEAQLNYLTSEMELSMLQLDESRSLITDLNDNLIQQQAEVEAQKVELKKNQLESDRRLSEVQEDSETLRRSNAKLQSTVDRAVEECKSLQTLTADLKKQKLEVHGYAAHLEQELEQSKRKTMDFCKTLEFLDAKLSSLQKDISFKEQSLLSELENIFQEHKEHEERIKHAHFLLNKIEKEKIVELSNLEREVVSLTAQVSSTQEERENSTLDTIREVSILRADKAKLEANLEDVNAQMIHYKSQLEDLQESKAKIKGLVDSLNASKQNEEMLATDVDHMRRSIEDARSNENDLRKTLCELELKFKSSDYEKHQIIEEISGLKIQVCKISALQDEILTLQNSLDKAKFEKGKLEGLLQSLSEECEELKSQKGISTDKVACLQDTLNVANEEKQSEISKQTKPVMLDDDTPANETSHVLEAELKSELSIIKGANSEYQQKIHSLEKENEDLMRRSQLMEKELELKTNQNKHENINKQGNDANENGDSPVNDVPELQSKIQLLETRLAEALEESKLYRGQLKSPIPEGNSTNKDVKENDNDKISQLESELKDMQERLLNMSMQYAEVEAQREELVMELKTANARKGRWF